A single genomic interval of Pomacea canaliculata isolate SZHN2017 linkage group LG5, ASM307304v1, whole genome shotgun sequence harbors:
- the LOC112564628 gene encoding DNA ligase 1-like isoform X2: protein MDEVDGDFRTRKQKPMNSFQRELDAKMKERRAKGLTADITSEESEEDSILSNNDLLMQYSTSRQNRPRSAKHRSGHASSMQGNFDMTLDEEYFRAVNDMRGHQLSDNDDIDDNEIMHKQNKKSGVQQKENRFVKKPQSREILKASETSIEDSLFGWKSSIPRERSPTSGFTGPSKPWQPPSFQNVSPSDNHRKELLPEKGMYATESGLDSTLKSQTPRTPRFERNRKESKSPRDLSLEDSEKPTPTTRRKNDSRDSQNSRTTPALDIFGKSRSEQSAEIEKELEDIEEKKKEADKRQWRADDRKTPTQQKSPDFRRLTPRQKTPTDLKGKQTPTNRKSPTDANVGELQSKKEPSLLDFMIGDTASKPTKDTPKPKERPKRILKDGRIPSESQDSRQIGDGVEMPRQVEDTSSLCEEVKDDPAAMTKKSVDESGEGTETKTADDIISLIAKAQKGMQFIEPAKRIRPVSAHAKVEHRPKPRYGVLPGETVSLATERQFNSTTDIRNAVYEEWYRQHMKEAKRMQKEKEKKEKEENEKKKKEKEDKEMEAKLSYKAWQEKKKELIAEQEAKKQEEAEKKREMEEKEKEEQRKNSEVTFSKWKEKKDEFLKFQHRQNQLKQRKEKQAEEAKKKDKEKDGTSAFKKWKASKDTELKSKLKASKKAEEQEKINLDATRRMKEDEASVKYEEWLKTKEKHELRKKIELRSRRMSGDVDERPPWSPANYTVPFGR, encoded by the exons ATGGATGAGGTTGATGGAGACTTTCGTACCAGAAAACAAAAGCCAATGAACTCCTTTCAAAGGGAATTGGATgcaaaaatgaaggaaaggcGGGCCAAAGGGTTAACTGCAGATATCACAagtgaagagagtgaagaagacTCCATTTTATCCAATAATG atttGCTCATGCAATATTCAACATCTCGGCAAAATAGACCAAGGTCTGCAAAACACCGCTCTGGCCATGCCTCCTCCATGCAAGGAAACTTTGATATGACACTTGATGAAGAATATTTTCGTGCCGTAAATGACATGAGGGGGCACCAGTTAAGTGATAATGATGAcattgatgataatgaaataatgcataaacaaaacaaaaaatctggagtgcagcaaaaagaaaacagatttgtAAAAAAACCACAGTCCAGAGAGATCCTTAAAGCTTCAGAAACTTCAATAGAAGATAGCTTGTTTGGATGGAAGTCATCAATACCAAG agagagaagtccCACAAGTGGCTTTACAGGTCCTTCTAAACCATGGCAGCCACctagttttcaaaatgtttctccATCGGACAATCACAGAAAGGAATTATTACCAG AAAAGGGCATGTATGCCACAGAAAGTGGACTTGATTCCACCTTGAAATCACAGACACCTAGGACACCACGATTTGAGCGTAACAGGAAGGAAAGTAAATCACCAAG gGACTTATCTTTAGAAGACTCAGAGAAGCCTACACCAACAACTCGTAGAAAAAATGATTCAAGAGATTCTCAAAATTCCCGTACAACACCTGCTCTTGATATATTTGGGAAGTCTCGCAGTGAACAAAGTGCTGAGATAGAGAAAGAGCTGGAAGAcattgaagagaaaaagaaagaggcaGACAAACGGCAATGGAGAGCAGATGACAGGAAGACCCCAACACAGCAGAAATCTCCTGATTTTCGTAGATTGACTCCACGGCAAAAAACGCCTACAGACCTTAAGGGGAAGCAGACCCCCACCAATCGCAAATCTCCCACTGATGCAAATGTAGGAGAGTTGCAATCAAAAAAAGAGCCTTCACTTTTGGACTTCATGATTGGGGATACAGCATCAAAACCTACAAAAGATACCCCTAAGCCAAAAGAAAGGCCGAAAAGAATTCTAAAAGATGGCAGAATCCCTAGTGAATCTCAAGATTCGAGGCAgattggtgatggtgttgagATGCCACGGCAAGTAGAAGATACAAGTTCTTTGTGTGAAGAGGTTAAAGATGATCCAGCTGCCATGACAAAGAAGTCTGTGGATGAAAGTGGAGAAGG CACTGAAACAAAGACTGCAGATGATATCATCAGCCTTATAGCCAAGGCACAAAAAGGCATGCAGTTTATTGAACCAGCAAAGAGAATCAG GCCTGTCTCAGCTCATGCAAAAGTTGAACACCGGCCAAAACCTCGTTATGGTGTGCTTCCTGGAGAGACAGTATCATTAGCCACTGAAAGACAGTTCAATAGCACCACAGATATTCGCAATGCTGTGTATGAGGAATGGTACCGACAACATATGAAGGAAGCCAAAAggatgcaaaaagaaaaagagaagaaagaaaaggaggaaaacgaaaaaaagaaaaag GAGAAAGAGGACAAAGAGATGGAAGCGAAACTGTCCTATAAGGCTTGgcaggagaagaagaaagagctCATTGCAGAACaggaagcaaagaaacaagaggaagcagaaaagaagagagagatggaggaaaaggaaaaagaagagcagaGGAAGAATTCAGAAGTT ACTTTCAGcaagtggaaagaaaagaaagatgaattcCTCAAGTTCCAGCACAGACAGAATCAATTAAAGcagagaaaagagaagcaagcagaggaagcaaagaagaaggataaagagaaagatgggACGAGTGCATTCAAGAAATG gAAAGCATCGAAGGACACGGAACTGAAGAGCAAGTTGAAGGCGAGTAAGAAGGCAGAAGAACAGGAGAAGATCAACCTGGACGCCACACGGCGCATGAAGGAAGATGAAGCAAGCGTCAAGTACGAGGAATggttgaaaacaaaa GAGAAACATGAACTTCGAAAGAAGATCGAACTCCGCAGTCGACGAATGTCTGGGGACGTCGATGAGCGCCCTCCATGGAGTCCCGCGAACTACACAGTTCCTTTCGGACGATGA
- the LOC112564628 gene encoding microtubule-associated protein 9-like isoform X3, producing MDEVDGDFRTRKQKPMNSFQRELDAKMKERRAKGLTADITSEESEEDSILSNNDLLMQYSTSRQNRPRSAKHRSGHASSMQGNFDMTLDEEYFRAVNDMRGHQLSDNDDIDDNEIMHKQNKKSGVQQKENRFVKKPQSREILKASETSIEDSLFGWKSSIPRERSPTSGFTGPSKPWQPPSFQNVSPSDNHRKELLPESGLDSTLKSQTPRTPRFERNRKESKSPRDLSLEDSEKPTPTTRRKNDSRDSQNSRTTPALDIFGKSRSEQSAEIEKELEDIEEKKKEADKRQWRADDRKTPTQQKSPDFRRLTPRQKTPTDLKGKQTPTNRKSPTDANVGELQSKKEPSLLDFMIGDTASKPTKDTPKPKERPKRILKDGRIPSESQDSRQIGDGVEMPRQVEDTSSLCEEVKDDPAAMTKKSVDESGEGKMVTETKTADDIISLIAKAQKGMQFIEPAKRIRPVSAHAKVEHRPKPRYGVLPGETVSLATERQFNSTTDIRNAVYEEWYRQHMKEAKRMQKEKEKKEKEENEKKKKEKEDKEMEAKLSYKAWQEKKKELIAEQEAKKQEEAEKKREMEEKEKEEQRKNSEVTFSKWKEKKDEFLKFQHRQNQLKQRKEKQAEEAKKKDKEKDGTSAFKKWKASKDTELKSKLKASKKAEEQEKINLDATRRMKEDEASVKYEEWLKTKEKHELRKKIELRSRRMSGDVDERPPWSPANYTVPFGR from the exons ATGGATGAGGTTGATGGAGACTTTCGTACCAGAAAACAAAAGCCAATGAACTCCTTTCAAAGGGAATTGGATgcaaaaatgaaggaaaggcGGGCCAAAGGGTTAACTGCAGATATCACAagtgaagagagtgaagaagacTCCATTTTATCCAATAATG atttGCTCATGCAATATTCAACATCTCGGCAAAATAGACCAAGGTCTGCAAAACACCGCTCTGGCCATGCCTCCTCCATGCAAGGAAACTTTGATATGACACTTGATGAAGAATATTTTCGTGCCGTAAATGACATGAGGGGGCACCAGTTAAGTGATAATGATGAcattgatgataatgaaataatgcataaacaaaacaaaaaatctggagtgcagcaaaaagaaaacagatttgtAAAAAAACCACAGTCCAGAGAGATCCTTAAAGCTTCAGAAACTTCAATAGAAGATAGCTTGTTTGGATGGAAGTCATCAATACCAAG agagagaagtccCACAAGTGGCTTTACAGGTCCTTCTAAACCATGGCAGCCACctagttttcaaaatgtttctccATCGGACAATCACAGAAAGGAATTATTACCAG AAAGTGGACTTGATTCCACCTTGAAATCACAGACACCTAGGACACCACGATTTGAGCGTAACAGGAAGGAAAGTAAATCACCAAG gGACTTATCTTTAGAAGACTCAGAGAAGCCTACACCAACAACTCGTAGAAAAAATGATTCAAGAGATTCTCAAAATTCCCGTACAACACCTGCTCTTGATATATTTGGGAAGTCTCGCAGTGAACAAAGTGCTGAGATAGAGAAAGAGCTGGAAGAcattgaagagaaaaagaaagaggcaGACAAACGGCAATGGAGAGCAGATGACAGGAAGACCCCAACACAGCAGAAATCTCCTGATTTTCGTAGATTGACTCCACGGCAAAAAACGCCTACAGACCTTAAGGGGAAGCAGACCCCCACCAATCGCAAATCTCCCACTGATGCAAATGTAGGAGAGTTGCAATCAAAAAAAGAGCCTTCACTTTTGGACTTCATGATTGGGGATACAGCATCAAAACCTACAAAAGATACCCCTAAGCCAAAAGAAAGGCCGAAAAGAATTCTAAAAGATGGCAGAATCCCTAGTGAATCTCAAGATTCGAGGCAgattggtgatggtgttgagATGCCACGGCAAGTAGAAGATACAAGTTCTTTGTGTGAAGAGGTTAAAGATGATCCAGCTGCCATGACAAAGAAGTCTGTGGATGAAAGTGGAGAAGG caaAATGGTCACTGAAACAAAGACTGCAGATGATATCATCAGCCTTATAGCCAAGGCACAAAAAGGCATGCAGTTTATTGAACCAGCAAAGAGAATCAG GCCTGTCTCAGCTCATGCAAAAGTTGAACACCGGCCAAAACCTCGTTATGGTGTGCTTCCTGGAGAGACAGTATCATTAGCCACTGAAAGACAGTTCAATAGCACCACAGATATTCGCAATGCTGTGTATGAGGAATGGTACCGACAACATATGAAGGAAGCCAAAAggatgcaaaaagaaaaagagaagaaagaaaaggaggaaaacgaaaaaaagaaaaag GAGAAAGAGGACAAAGAGATGGAAGCGAAACTGTCCTATAAGGCTTGgcaggagaagaagaaagagctCATTGCAGAACaggaagcaaagaaacaagaggaagcagaaaagaagagagagatggaggaaaaggaaaaagaagagcagaGGAAGAATTCAGAAGTT ACTTTCAGcaagtggaaagaaaagaaagatgaattcCTCAAGTTCCAGCACAGACAGAATCAATTAAAGcagagaaaagagaagcaagcagaggaagcaaagaagaaggataaagagaaagatgggACGAGTGCATTCAAGAAATG gAAAGCATCGAAGGACACGGAACTGAAGAGCAAGTTGAAGGCGAGTAAGAAGGCAGAAGAACAGGAGAAGATCAACCTGGACGCCACACGGCGCATGAAGGAAGATGAAGCAAGCGTCAAGTACGAGGAATggttgaaaacaaaa GAGAAACATGAACTTCGAAAGAAGATCGAACTCCGCAGTCGACGAATGTCTGGGGACGTCGATGAGCGCCCTCCATGGAGTCCCGCGAACTACACAGTTCCTTTCGGACGATGA
- the LOC112564628 gene encoding microtubule-associated protein 9-like isoform X1, producing the protein MDEVDGDFRTRKQKPMNSFQRELDAKMKERRAKGLTADITSEESEEDSILSNNDLLMQYSTSRQNRPRSAKHRSGHASSMQGNFDMTLDEEYFRAVNDMRGHQLSDNDDIDDNEIMHKQNKKSGVQQKENRFVKKPQSREILKASETSIEDSLFGWKSSIPRERSPTSGFTGPSKPWQPPSFQNVSPSDNHRKELLPEKGMYATESGLDSTLKSQTPRTPRFERNRKESKSPRDLSLEDSEKPTPTTRRKNDSRDSQNSRTTPALDIFGKSRSEQSAEIEKELEDIEEKKKEADKRQWRADDRKTPTQQKSPDFRRLTPRQKTPTDLKGKQTPTNRKSPTDANVGELQSKKEPSLLDFMIGDTASKPTKDTPKPKERPKRILKDGRIPSESQDSRQIGDGVEMPRQVEDTSSLCEEVKDDPAAMTKKSVDESGEGKMVTETKTADDIISLIAKAQKGMQFIEPAKRIRPVSAHAKVEHRPKPRYGVLPGETVSLATERQFNSTTDIRNAVYEEWYRQHMKEAKRMQKEKEKKEKEENEKKKKEKEDKEMEAKLSYKAWQEKKKELIAEQEAKKQEEAEKKREMEEKEKEEQRKNSEVTFSKWKEKKDEFLKFQHRQNQLKQRKEKQAEEAKKKDKEKDGTSAFKKWKASKDTELKSKLKASKKAEEQEKINLDATRRMKEDEASVKYEEWLKTKEKHELRKKIELRSRRMSGDVDERPPWSPANYTVPFGR; encoded by the exons ATGGATGAGGTTGATGGAGACTTTCGTACCAGAAAACAAAAGCCAATGAACTCCTTTCAAAGGGAATTGGATgcaaaaatgaaggaaaggcGGGCCAAAGGGTTAACTGCAGATATCACAagtgaagagagtgaagaagacTCCATTTTATCCAATAATG atttGCTCATGCAATATTCAACATCTCGGCAAAATAGACCAAGGTCTGCAAAACACCGCTCTGGCCATGCCTCCTCCATGCAAGGAAACTTTGATATGACACTTGATGAAGAATATTTTCGTGCCGTAAATGACATGAGGGGGCACCAGTTAAGTGATAATGATGAcattgatgataatgaaataatgcataaacaaaacaaaaaatctggagtgcagcaaaaagaaaacagatttgtAAAAAAACCACAGTCCAGAGAGATCCTTAAAGCTTCAGAAACTTCAATAGAAGATAGCTTGTTTGGATGGAAGTCATCAATACCAAG agagagaagtccCACAAGTGGCTTTACAGGTCCTTCTAAACCATGGCAGCCACctagttttcaaaatgtttctccATCGGACAATCACAGAAAGGAATTATTACCAG AAAAGGGCATGTATGCCACAGAAAGTGGACTTGATTCCACCTTGAAATCACAGACACCTAGGACACCACGATTTGAGCGTAACAGGAAGGAAAGTAAATCACCAAG gGACTTATCTTTAGAAGACTCAGAGAAGCCTACACCAACAACTCGTAGAAAAAATGATTCAAGAGATTCTCAAAATTCCCGTACAACACCTGCTCTTGATATATTTGGGAAGTCTCGCAGTGAACAAAGTGCTGAGATAGAGAAAGAGCTGGAAGAcattgaagagaaaaagaaagaggcaGACAAACGGCAATGGAGAGCAGATGACAGGAAGACCCCAACACAGCAGAAATCTCCTGATTTTCGTAGATTGACTCCACGGCAAAAAACGCCTACAGACCTTAAGGGGAAGCAGACCCCCACCAATCGCAAATCTCCCACTGATGCAAATGTAGGAGAGTTGCAATCAAAAAAAGAGCCTTCACTTTTGGACTTCATGATTGGGGATACAGCATCAAAACCTACAAAAGATACCCCTAAGCCAAAAGAAAGGCCGAAAAGAATTCTAAAAGATGGCAGAATCCCTAGTGAATCTCAAGATTCGAGGCAgattggtgatggtgttgagATGCCACGGCAAGTAGAAGATACAAGTTCTTTGTGTGAAGAGGTTAAAGATGATCCAGCTGCCATGACAAAGAAGTCTGTGGATGAAAGTGGAGAAGG caaAATGGTCACTGAAACAAAGACTGCAGATGATATCATCAGCCTTATAGCCAAGGCACAAAAAGGCATGCAGTTTATTGAACCAGCAAAGAGAATCAG GCCTGTCTCAGCTCATGCAAAAGTTGAACACCGGCCAAAACCTCGTTATGGTGTGCTTCCTGGAGAGACAGTATCATTAGCCACTGAAAGACAGTTCAATAGCACCACAGATATTCGCAATGCTGTGTATGAGGAATGGTACCGACAACATATGAAGGAAGCCAAAAggatgcaaaaagaaaaagagaagaaagaaaaggaggaaaacgaaaaaaagaaaaag GAGAAAGAGGACAAAGAGATGGAAGCGAAACTGTCCTATAAGGCTTGgcaggagaagaagaaagagctCATTGCAGAACaggaagcaaagaaacaagaggaagcagaaaagaagagagagatggaggaaaaggaaaaagaagagcagaGGAAGAATTCAGAAGTT ACTTTCAGcaagtggaaagaaaagaaagatgaattcCTCAAGTTCCAGCACAGACAGAATCAATTAAAGcagagaaaagagaagcaagcagaggaagcaaagaagaaggataaagagaaagatgggACGAGTGCATTCAAGAAATG gAAAGCATCGAAGGACACGGAACTGAAGAGCAAGTTGAAGGCGAGTAAGAAGGCAGAAGAACAGGAGAAGATCAACCTGGACGCCACACGGCGCATGAAGGAAGATGAAGCAAGCGTCAAGTACGAGGAATggttgaaaacaaaa GAGAAACATGAACTTCGAAAGAAGATCGAACTCCGCAGTCGACGAATGTCTGGGGACGTCGATGAGCGCCCTCCATGGAGTCCCGCGAACTACACAGTTCCTTTCGGACGATGA